One Bythopirellula goksoeyrii genomic window, GTCGTATTTTCCTTGTATACCAATCTCGTAACCATACCAATCGCTCTTGATCATCATCTGGCACAGTTTCAAGTGTGCCCTCTTCATAAGGCAACCATTCGAAGACCTGGGAATGTTGACAGGCAAGCATCTTGACAATTACATCTACATAATCAGCAATATCTAGAACTACATCTGCACGGTGCCTAACAGGCCGAGTAAACAAATCAGGCATGTAAGCATACACTGGGGGTTGAGTGAGAGCTGGCAACTCAGGCAGTATTCTGGGGACAGTAACTAAATAAGAGGCATCTTGAATCGCCTGACCCACTGCACGGTGATCAGGATGATAGTCACATGTGCGATGGGTCAATACCAAATCTGGCCTGAACATGCGAATTTCTCGAATGATCCGATGTCGTACTTCTAGAGAGGCCTGTAGTTGCCCATCTGGAAAGTGCAACGTTTCATATTCTGCACCAATAACCTTACCAGCGTTGGAAGATTCGAAACGTCGCAATGTGATAAGATCACTAGCGTTACGTTCGAAATGTCCGGCTGCACCATCGGTTACGGAGAGCATTTTGACAGGTCGTTCATGCTCACGATAAATGGTAGCTAATCCACCTGCATGGTATTCAGCGTCGTCTGGATGGGCGGCAATTATAAGTAGCTTCGGACCTCCTGCAGGCATTGTTAACCCCATACTCTGTTCGGTATCAAGAATTCGAGATTTAGAAATGAATCAAAACTACAAAAAGGTTAAACTAACCAGCTGTTAATGTTATCCTCCGTTTTAAAGCGAATCAAGTTCCTATCCTGGAACAACAAAGTTACTTTGCTTTCGCAATTTCATTTTCATGTTTGCTAATAGCAACTCCTTGCCTTTTGAGTGATACAGTGTTACTAGTGCAGAAGGATTCAAATAAGACAATTGGTTTCCTTTTAGCCCTGAAAGACCT contains:
- a CDS encoding PIG-L deacetylase family protein, which gives rise to MPAGGPKLLIIAAHPDDAEYHAGGLATIYREHERPVKMLSVTDGAAGHFERNASDLITLRRFESSNAGKVIGAEYETLHFPDGQLQASLEVRHRIIREIRMFRPDLVLTHRTCDYHPDHRAVGQAIQDASYLVTVPRILPELPALTQPPVYAYMPDLFTRPVRHRADVVLDIADYVDVIVKMLACQHSQVFEWLPYEEGTLETVPDDDQERLVWLRDWYTRKIRPRADHFRSELVEAFGKENGNTIEFIEAYEICEYGVQPDALRRRELFPFLEKSLSRDSQQPKKREQVSIQPNVV